The DNA region ACATTTAGCAAAATGTTTATCTGGAGTACTGTTGGTTGCTGTTGCAGaactttttacctttttattatattctattatgTACTGACATTTGTGTGTCTtctaacaggaaaaaaaggacgGGGGTTCATCGGGGTTGTAGACCCTGAAAATTCAGACCTTGTTACTGTGGACAAGGCAGCATCCGACACACTGAAGAGTGGCCTCACTACAGTCTTCCTCCCAATTATCTACATAATCGTATTTGTAGTGGGGCTGCCTGCCAACGGCATGGCCATCTGggtgtttctcttcagatccaAGAAGCACCCGTCATCGATCTACATGGCCAACCTGGCTCTGGCGGACCTGCTCTTTGTCATTTGGACGCCCCTAAAGATTGCCTACCATTTTAACGGCAATAACTGGATTTTCGGGGAACCGCTGTGCAAAGTCCTGGTGAGCTTCTTCTACGGGAACATGTATTGCTCCATTCTGTTCATCGCCTGCCTCAGTGTGCAGAGGTACTGGGTCGTGGCTCACCCTCTGTCCCAGCAAAGGAAGAACAATAAACTGGCTGTTGGTGTCTGTGTGGCCATCTGGGCTTTCATTTGGCTCACCACGACGCCTCTGTACCTGTACAGCCACACCGCCAAGCTCAAAGACCCCAACATCACCACTTGCCACGATGTCAACATCATCGAAGATACCCTCAATCCTTTCCCTTCTGTCAAGCTCCCATACTTCTACTTCATCTTCATGGGTATGGTTGTGTTCCTCGTGCCTTGTATTGTGATCATCGTGGCCTATATTCTGTTGCTCAAGACCCTCGGGAATAGCATTGACGACAGCACAGCATCTAAGAACCGTCAGAAAGCTGTTATGTTGATCGTGACCGTCCTGGTGACCTTTCTAGTGTGTTTCATCCCGAGCAACATCATGCTGGTGTTGCATTACTCTCTGCTAAAGGACGGAGTAGTGAATAACGGTTATGCCTTCTACATCACCACATTGTGCCTTGCCAGCCTCAACAGTTGCTTGGACCCGTTCATCTactactttgtgtctgaggacTTCAGAAACCACGTGAAGAACACGTTGCTGTGCAGGAGCAACAGAACTGTAGAGAGGATGAGAGTTTCTTTCAGTTCCATGAAATACTCCAGGAAGAGTAAAACATACTTATCGGATAGTGGGACCACTCAGAGCAGTAGCTGCTAGTCAAAGTAAAGTAGGGAAAAGACTGATGGGATGAGAAGGATCATGCCTGTTCCTGTACTAACTCGCCTGTACTTGTACTGAAAAAATGGCATAGTGCAGGCTTTGTGCCACTGGGACACAGGAGATAAGTCTGTGATACTGGAGATACCAGGTAACCTCAATCATCACAAACCAAAGATGAACTGTGTTTAGTTACTGTTAAGCAgaattaaaatgtgatattttcttttttttatataagctGGCCGGTTAAAGACTGCAACAAACTGTCAGGTTTAGTGTTTAGTGCTCTTAGgtgcacaaaaatattttgtagtGTCTGATAAATGTGAGAAATGACTGACTAGTTCAAAGCACTGAACACAATTTAAAGCACATAAGACCAATAATAAAACATCCAAATGGACTTAATGTGCTCTAAGGGGATGGGACGAGCATTTATGCTTTTTATAACTAGAGCttcaactaatgattattttcattaattatttaattgatccgccagttattttctcaattaatcatttcgtccacaaaacattaaaaaaatagtcAAAATGTCCAATTTCCAAGACATAGATTAAGACTAGACCTAGACTAAAGACAAGATTCTGTGAAAATGTCCATGGAGAAACAAGACTATTCTTGGACTAGACTTGCCCTATATGTCTTATTTAGTCCAATCAACATTAAgtccaaatatattcaatttactatcatgttaaatgaggtgaaaaaagtaacttttaacatttgagaagctagaaCAAGGATATGTTTGGCATCTTTGCTTGGAAATGgactaaaactgttaaaatgtagATTCAATTGATTGATTACTGATCATTACAGCTCTAGTTATAACCTTCATGTGTCAATATTGCTcccatcaaaacaaaaacagagaaggCCAACTTGATATTTATTctggcttttttgttttgtttggttttttgtgctttttcagCGCATTCCTGCCTCTGAAGTTTGATCTCTTTTAAACCGTGTGTGCATTGCGCTTTATTATGAAGTGTGTGAATTTAAACCAAATGATTGCATtgttacattgttttttaaataaaatgataaaacatgttACAGTATCTGTGAAACTCCTTTTACTATGACTTGAGTGAGTGAGtcactgtgttgttttcatcATGTGTTTGGACAGAGATGTGACGAGACTCTCTGTCACGGATGATCCTTTACGCCTTTTGAAAATGTGAGGAATTTGAGGAATGTTAAGTGGATCTTCAGAAAGTGTACAGACCAGTTGAAATGCTTTTAAAGATTaactcagtttgtgtttttgtattctgagggggaaaaaatggagagaaatgGAGGTCAGAGTTaaagaatgtaaaaataacatGATGAGGCACGTTGTGAGGATGAGTTAAATAGGTTATCCTCGCTCTAGTTTCAGTGTGTCAGGCTGTGTTTCACCCGTATGTGAAATGCAGGTAACAGTAAAGATTCAAACCACTTTTCATCTGCTTAATACAGCACATGTTATCCtctaaaagaaaatatactgaGGACAAAGCGGCAGTGTGAACTCAAGTGAATGGTCTTGGTCTTTTGTCTCTAGATCTCAAATAAACATGTGTGTCTCCAGCACTAAACCCCACCCAAAGAGTCGTCCTCCTCCCCCAGGTAAACACACAAGCTGTGAATTGTGATCTCTTCCTATTTAATGACTGGTTCAGGCAGAGGTAAATGATTGTTGTGAAGGGTCGTCTTACCTTTTGTCAGCACTCTTATCACATTCTGGGGACAGAGAGCCACTCCCCGACCATGTTACATTCACACAGGACCTTTCAGGTATTAATCAGTTACTCTGTGTGAACAAGGCTGAAcaagaacacatttttcattatggCTACAAAGCATAACAGTTAATACAATGAAGTTTAGAGAAGGTAAATAGCTGCCAatctgttttgatttttgtaAATTCCATTAAAACTTTTACAGAACTTTCCACAACTCTTAACAGTAGTTAACAAAATGAAGACAAGGCTCCTGTTAATCCAAATGTAACATCTGATACTGCTCCCACATGATGAGGGGCATTAAAACTATGCTTGCACTGTGCTGTTTGAATAGTGCATAGTGCTGATAGTAAGTCCAATAAACTGGCCAGAAATTAAATTTAAGTGtgtgacacaaaaacacagttgtTGTAACTCCACAACTTAAGCCTGTTGGACCTGAATAGGTTTGgtcttcacaaacacaaaatatgagGCAGTCAAACAGAAATAGTGTGCTGATGCCATTTTCCCTCAGGCAATAACAACAGACCTTCAGTCAACCATTTGTGTGGATAACCAATAAAGTGCGTACAACATATGTCACTTACAGCCAAATGagtattaaaataaacagaaactcTGTTAGCCattgtgaagaaagaaaatgacatcTGCCTTTAGATACAAACCTAAACTGCTATAAACCaattttattcttaaaataattgatcagacaaaacaaaaaaaacctgaaacatAACTACTACTAGCTACTTAATAGCCCCAAATGAAACATCCTGCAAAAAACTGTCTCATGGTTGAACTTAATTGATGTAATAATCAATTGAGAGaaatttgattaattgacaAGTTTATGAGATACATTAAAGAAAAGGCTTAAGGTGATCTGAAACCCTACAAGTAATTTCCATACAAGTGTTGAAGATCTGGTGCATCATGAGTTAAGCAGGTAGTGATATTTCCTTTAGCAGACTTTAAGACCAACTATTATTATGTAACAATGACTGGTTGTGTGTACGTGATCGAAGTGTGCACACAGTTTTCCTCTGACTAGCAATTATGAAATGTTTCCACATGACGAAATCAGTATCAGCATGGTTTTACTGCAACAGCCATGAGAAGCACTTCTGGTATGGCAGGCATGGATAGTCACCCATTATCATAGGTTGTAAGAGTTTCACATGTACAGGCAGATTTCACTGCTCTGTGAAACACTTGTTTGCAACACATAGCTTCAGTGTTACTTAGATCAATGGAATATTTAGAAACGTTTTTACCATCACAGCAGCACGTGTTACTctttaatataatgtattaaaGATTGCTTTTAGAATCAAGTGTTTTCCATTGATATcttaaaatgacttaaacatAAAGCAAATGTGTGCTCAGACAAAAGATATAACCTTCTGCTAGCTCTAAATCTTCATATTTTCCATACAATCATGAAAGAGTATCAATATGTTCATATTAGTATGAACATGGAAATGTTAAACTAAAGTCTGTTAATCTTATTTAGCTTGAGCAATGTTttataattcagtgtttttactaTACTTCATtatggttaaaaaagaaaaggaaaaaaaagtgccaGTGGAGTTACTTCTgcagttgcacacacacacacacagccgttTGTGttgcgtgtttgtgtttgtgttgcacaTTTCCCTAATGCAAATGTCAGCATGCTTTTATGTTCTTGTAAATTGCAACGATCCTGCAACCACAGAATTAACATATAGTCATTTAaaagaatttttattttaaaacagataCTCTGATGAGTAATTGCACTGATAGGATCTGGTGCCACAGTTGCATTTATCAGCATCTATCATATGTGTCTTACGTAGGATGCTGGTAGATTACGCAAATAGCAGATGTTGAAATGTCAACACAGTCTGATGGgaaacactttaaaatctgaACTTAAACCCCCTATAGGTAAATCTATTCATGTATTAAAAGAAGACTATTGGTGGAAATAGTTTCATTACCATACATGGGAATAAAAcctgtttaatttaatttggatCCAAGCGGACACATACGCCTGAGGCATCTGAATGGAACTTTTCTCATATAAGCCTGAGCTGTTGCAACagccacaaaaacagaaacatgccAAACCAGTTCTGCACATACCAGTCTCCAGTGAATAACAACAAAGAGAGAAGACCCACAGAGTGTGAGCCCAGCGTGAAGTATGTCAGAGTTCACTATGAATCAACAGATGTGATTCTAGATATAAATATAGACGTGTGGGTGTGTAAATGGTGTcttttgtatgtctgtgttcTTCTATGAATCACTGATATAAATTGGTGATGTAGATCTTTGTCTATGCTTGTCATGTACTGTTTGAAGCCTTGTTGCTCTTTGATTCCTGTTGTATAATAAAAAGTGACATCTGCTGGTGTGTTTGTGGAAGTGTAAGTTATACCCAATACAAGTAAAAGAGACTGGTCCCACAAAGTAAAGAGGTTAGCAGTTCAttggaatttaatttaattacccTTTATTTGAGGAAATTCTGACTTCAAAAAGCCTcatgattttatgttttaatccaatttttaaaaacagttgttTCACAAATTCACCTCTACAGGAGAATTGCAGTAAGATATTGTCTGCAGCTCcatgaacacatttaaaaagtctgcTAAAAGCTTCTCAGATCTGTAACCACTGATTCTACATTGTATGTGATGTGCTATTGTATgtagctttttattttgttgtagcCTTatcctgtgtattttttttgcattgtacTGTTTGGTATTGTGCTGTTACATAATCTTGACCTACTTAAGGTACTGCAAATGAAAATGAGCTATAAGCAAACTctggtacagtacatcaaatggtaacatttatttttaacactgtaCATGGTCCCaaggaaaaaaaccctgctgCTATGGATGCAAAAACAtcctttaaatatttagtttctattttttaaagttgaagaTCTTGCATGACACAGATTCTCCTTTTCCAGTAAAAGAATTTACTTTCAAAGAGAGGACGATGGATTAGTATTGGTCCCACGCATCATACTGGGACGCAGCTAAAAGACTGCTATTCATGCGGGTGAGTGAGAGGGTCGGTgctgaggagggagagagaggaagaatgtaTGCGCTGTAAACCATGGGCCATCAGCAAATACTCTAAATAATACGATctatttaatgaaatgtaacaaaacaaCTCTCAAGTAAGtggattcattatttttttacttttatttttcatggtaGCTCAAAGCATGTTACACATGTATGGAAACTGACCTGAGAATGCCATGGAGACAAAATAACAATACATCATccatacattaaaataaatggatCTATCTCTATGAACAAGAGATAAATGTACATGATACAACAGTACATGATAATCTACACTATACTATCATTGTACAcaaaactgacacaaaatatactgtaatacttctCAACAACTTACCAGACAGTCAAGAAATGTTAGAGTGATAATCAGCTCCTAAACTGTGAAGCATATCCGTGTTCTGTTAGAGAGAAGATTTCAGAGTATGGTGAGATTATAATAtcaaaaggagaggagaggcagacacaaagagaaagagaggaaatagTTTgtaggagagaagagagaaacaaaaagagcaTGTTTGAATGAGAGTAGGTACAAAAGAGGAAATTTGAGTCAATGAGAGATTAAATCAAGCTCTCTAGTCTTTATTCC from Scomber scombrus chromosome 15, fScoSco1.1, whole genome shotgun sequence includes:
- the LOC133995496 gene encoding proteinase-activated receptor 2-like, yielding MDLKCFLSLFLIFCCFSASNATPGKKGRGFIGVVDPENSDLVTVDKAASDTLKSGLTTVFLPIIYIIVFVVGLPANGMAIWVFLFRSKKHPSSIYMANLALADLLFVIWTPLKIAYHFNGNNWIFGEPLCKVLVSFFYGNMYCSILFIACLSVQRYWVVAHPLSQQRKNNKLAVGVCVAIWAFIWLTTTPLYLYSHTAKLKDPNITTCHDVNIIEDTLNPFPSVKLPYFYFIFMGMVVFLVPCIVIIVAYILLLKTLGNSIDDSTASKNRQKAVMLIVTVLVTFLVCFIPSNIMLVLHYSLLKDGVVNNGYAFYITTLCLASLNSCLDPFIYYFVSEDFRNHVKNTLLCRSNRTVERMRVSFSSMKYSRKSKTYLSDSGTTQSSSC